A window from Culex pipiens pallens isolate TS chromosome 3, TS_CPP_V2, whole genome shotgun sequence encodes these proteins:
- the LOC120412580 gene encoding uncharacterized protein LOC120412580, giving the protein MRGFVGKKSFNVSDPKKDDGKLSRRCCRRRRKRCLPIVFCVVCFSILILWVLGDIYQKRIPFYGNSTYNFSDYDPVEFDLSNASDGRSLLMPASGDERYCVASSCKIYCHCMDLDGLSYEIDSLLELFFQDDPCGEIELIIEQLQILDRRLFRGWISLSSDVVITKLEFKNSNITEIPPETFDSSCIHDLTVLTVDSLEVTRLEANVFLGLKRLKELNLKNLKLKVIEPFVLAPIKFTLSSLLVEGCLDLVNPRPFTGSTTVDHLEIVSFEFNVFEDVISDDAFAMVPKVSSLYLRNSRITVITKRMIDSVASSIKQIHLVGNELQTIEVGVFDELVGRGVKLHLGNNPWVCDCNLSYLKELIVANKDMFDEIKCEEPPDFNGVLLTEANFCTTSTISPTEDTSPDQTTLDDTTDPTESSYRPTLPTINPTGTPTDKTTELPPVPTIPPTSAPTDPILPDDPTTTTTTPQTTSTTQASTTAPTPTPPAPPISTPVPPSNVINMNCISTTITLQANVSPVALAEDDTFAIRRRTKTFSVFESQEGAVEIVLDQSYPNTVILWFYDTASSNAIFTLNIEEGASCADIYGRVVRISNLIPDKTYLFCVIYKFEVTISPFDCLPYKLQPSYGQRTWMVEDQKTIVISILIASVVVAVMTGIALTYCFIRSFTSYQKACAKTRPMDLRRIDKSTTNQCYMSPVVEKPERARHKRSVSESSMESGRSYVSAVVPATQFQYISWKMENHPPPPQQSSRRAEQGDFYPKDPPPPPLPPHPVNGGKRRSGGSRQKSEIKINFHEIYDEPSSSYTDSPPQPPPLPKHPGRY; this is encoded by the exons GATCCTGATCCTCTGGGTGCTGGGAGATATCTACCAGAAGCGGATCCCATTCTATGGAAATTCAAC atataaTTTTTCGGACTATGATCCGGTTGAGTTTGACTTAAGTAATGCCTCGGATGGAAGGTCTTTGCTGATGCCAGCTTCGGGCGATGAGCGCTATTGTGTGGCATCCTCGTGCAAAATCTACTGTCATTGCATGGATTTAGATGGTTTATCCTATGAGATTGATAGTCTTTTGGAG cTTTTTTTTCAGGACGACCCTTGCGGTGAGATCGAGTTGATCATCGAGCAGCTCCAAATTCTGGACCGCAGGCTGTTTCGTGGTTGGATCTCACTGTCTAGTGATGTTGTGATCACGAAATTGGAGTTTAAAAACTCCAACATAACGGAGATTCCTCCGGAAACGTTCGACAGCAGCTGCATCCACGACTTGACGGTGTTGACCGTTGATAGCTTGGAGGTGACCAGGTTGGAGGCCAACGTATTCCTGGGGTTGAAACGGCTCAAGGAGTTGAACTTGAAGAACCTGAAGCTGAAGGTGATTGAACCGTTCGTGTTGGCTCCTATCAAGTTTACCTTGTCCAGTTTGTTGgtggagggttgtttggatcTGGTCAACCCGAGACCTTTTACCGGATCGACCACGGTGGATCACTTGGAGATTGTGTCGTTTGAATTTAACGTATTTGAGGATGTGATTAGTGACGATGCGTTCGCGATGGTTCCGAAAGTGTCAAGTTTATACCTGAGGAATTCTCGTATTACGGTGATCACAAAGAGGATGATTGACAGCGTTGCAAGTTCGATAAAGCAGATTCATCTAGTTGGTAATGAGTTACAAACGATCGAAGTTGGAGTGTTCGATGAACTAGTGGGTCGGGGTGTTAAGCTTCATTTGGGGAACAACCCATGGGTTTGCGATTGTAACTTGAGTTATCTGAAAGAGCTAATCGTTGCTAACAAAGACATGTTTGACGAAATCAAGTGTGAAGAACCTCCAGATTTCAATGGAGTTTTACTAACAGAGGCAAATTTCTGTACAACCTCAACAATATCACCTACGGAGGACACATCACCAGATCAAACCACGTTGGACGATACTACCGATCCAACGGAGTCTTCGTATCGTCCAACGTTGCCAACAATTAATCCAACGGGCACTCCAACCGATAAAACAACGGAATTGCCGCCGGTACCGACGATTCCTCCGACTTCTGCACCTACAGATCCTATCCTTCCTGATGATCCTACAA CAACAACAACCACACCGCAAACAACCTCAACAACACAAGCCTCAACAACCGCCCCAACACCCACACCACCAGCTCCTCCCATCAGCACCCCCGTCCCGCCCTCAAACGTCATCAACATGAACTGCATCTCCACGACGATAACGCTGCAGGCCAACGTGTCCCCCGTGGCGCTGGCCGAGGACGATACCTTCGCGATCCGCCGCCGCACCAAGACCTTCTCCGTCTTTGAATCCCAGGAAGGGGCCGTCGAAATCGTGCTCGATCAGTCCTACCCGAACACGGTGATCCTGTGGTTCTACGACACAGCCTCCTCGAATGCCATCTTCACGCTCAACATCGAGGAGGGCGCGTCCTGTGCCGACATTTACGGACGCGTCGTGCGCATTTCGAACCTCATCCCGGACAAGACGTACCTGTTTTGCGTTATTTACAAGTTTGAGGTTACGATTTCGCCCTTTGACTGCTTGCCGTACAAGTTGCAACCCTCGTACGGCCAGCGCACCTGGATGGTGGAGGATCAGAAGACGATCGTGATCAGCATACTGATTGCGTCGGTTGTGGTGGCCGTCATGACGGGGATTGCGTTGACGTACTGTTTCATCAGGAGCTTTACCAGCTATCAGAAAG CTTGCGCCAAAACGCGTCCCATGGATCTCAGGCGCATCGACAAGAGCACCACCAACCAGTGCTACATGTCACCGGTCGTTGAAAAGCCTGAAAG AGCCCGTCACAAGCGCAGCGTGTCCGAGTCCAGCATGGAGAGTGGCCGCAGCTACGTCTCGGCGGTCGTTCCCGCCACCCAGTTCCAGTACATTTCGTGGAAGATGGAGAACCACCCGCCGCCGCCCCAGCAGTCGTCCCGTCGCGCCGAGCAGGGGGACTTTTACCCGAAGGATCCCCCACCTCCGCCGCTGCCACCACATCCGGTCAACGGTGGCAAACGACGGTCCGGCGGAAGTCGGCAAAAGTCCGAAATTAAGATCAACTTTCACGAGATTTACGACGAACCCAGCAGCAGCTACACGGACAGTCCGCCGCAGCCGCCGCCTCTTCCCAAGCACCCGGGACGGTATTGA